From Chryseobacterium joostei, the proteins below share one genomic window:
- a CDS encoding O-succinylhomoserine sulfhydrylase: protein MENFETSAIRTQTERSQFDEHSTPLYLTSSFIFQDAEDMRASFAEEKPKNLYSRFSNPNVTEFTDKIAKMEGAEAGYAFATGMAAIYSTFAALLNAGDHIVSCQSVFGSTHTLFTKYFPKWNIETTYFKAGDAENVEKYIKPNTKILYLETPTNPAIEILDLEFFGQIAKKHNLIFIVDNCFATPYLQQPIKYGADVVVHSATKLIDGQGRVLGGIAVGKEDLIREIYLFARNTGPALSPFNAWVLSKSLETLAIRVEKHCENALKVAEFLESHPNVELVKYPFLKSHPSYEVAKKQMKLGGNIVAFEIKGGIEGGRNFLDKIKMCSLSANLGDTRTIVTHPASTTHSKLSDEERNEVGITAGLVRCSVGLENVEDIIADLKQALD from the coding sequence ATGGAAAATTTTGAAACATCAGCAATAAGAACCCAGACTGAAAGATCTCAGTTTGATGAGCACTCTACACCATTATATCTTACATCCAGTTTTATTTTTCAGGATGCCGAGGATATGAGAGCCAGCTTTGCTGAAGAAAAACCTAAGAACTTATACAGCCGCTTTTCCAATCCTAATGTAACTGAGTTTACAGATAAAATTGCAAAAATGGAGGGTGCAGAAGCAGGATATGCATTTGCTACAGGTATGGCAGCCATCTATTCAACGTTTGCAGCTTTATTGAATGCAGGAGATCATATCGTAAGCTGCCAGTCAGTTTTTGGATCTACACATACTTTGTTTACCAAGTATTTCCCGAAATGGAATATTGAAACTACCTATTTCAAAGCTGGAGATGCAGAGAATGTTGAAAAATATATTAAGCCTAATACAAAGATCTTATATCTTGAAACGCCTACCAATCCGGCTATAGAAATTCTTGATTTAGAGTTTTTCGGGCAGATTGCAAAAAAACATAACCTGATATTTATTGTAGATAACTGTTTTGCAACACCTTATCTTCAGCAGCCAATTAAATATGGTGCAGATGTTGTTGTGCATTCTGCAACGAAGTTGATTGACGGACAGGGAAGAGTGTTGGGAGGAATAGCAGTAGGTAAAGAGGACCTGATCAGAGAGATCTATCTTTTCGCAAGAAATACAGGACCTGCGTTGTCTCCTTTTAATGCATGGGTATTATCAAAAAGCTTAGAAACATTGGCTATCCGTGTAGAAAAACACTGTGAAAATGCCTTGAAAGTTGCTGAGTTTTTAGAAAGCCATCCTAACGTAGAATTGGTGAAATATCCATTCCTGAAATCTCACCCAAGCTATGAAGTAGCCAAGAAACAAATGAAGCTTGGAGGAAATATTGTTGCCTTTGAAATTAAAGGCGGAATAGAAGGCGGAAGAAATTTCCTGGATAAGATAAAAATGTGTTCCCTTTCTGCTAACCTTGGTGATACAAGAACGATCGTTACACATCCCGCATCCACCACGCACTCCAAATTGTCAGATGAAGAAAGAAACGAGGTAGGAATTACAGCAGGATTGGTTCGTTGCTCTGTAGGATTAGAAAATGTAGAGGATATCATTGCAGATTTAAAACAGGCTTTAGACTAG
- a CDS encoding ACT domain-containing protein, whose translation MKNANEIKFLKNRSIVKFEGEDFLGEIGIDGRIFKALTLARISVGVISQQAIENGISILVQENDAEKAVACLIDEFEAERKSGKVSQIYSINNVSVIGFVAEDFNKVFAELARNNVFPLLLNQVAGENRVNIVVTSSQDEKTKNIIESEIFKKPKPVHLAIIGHGNVGKTLIEQVLESSEEIKRRKKIDLKVVAVANSKKIAFNKKGFDANWAEEVLTAEHPSSVQELINFSNENQLENLIVVDNTASKDFVKNYHALAENGFDLVSSNKIFNTLPIEEYRKLRYTLSKNNRRYLYETNVGAGLPLIDTIKLLHLSGENITRIKGVFSGTLSYVFNNFSLRNDKFSTIINEALEKGYTEPDPREDLSGNDVARKLLILARELDLINEFDDINIQNLVPESLLSVSKPEFLSRLEELDEEYQKIKENQEPDHVLRYVGDLHGDLQKDKGELDVKLISVPATSALGQLKGSDSIFEIYTESYGENPIVIMGAGAGAQVTARGVFGDILRVSETK comes from the coding sequence ATGAAAAATGCTAACGAAATAAAATTTTTAAAGAACAGATCAATCGTCAAATTTGAAGGAGAAGATTTCCTGGGAGAAATCGGTATTGACGGACGAATTTTTAAAGCGCTTACTTTAGCGCGTATCAGTGTAGGAGTAATCTCTCAGCAAGCCATAGAAAACGGAATTTCTATTTTGGTTCAGGAAAATGACGCAGAAAAAGCAGTCGCTTGTCTTATAGATGAATTTGAAGCAGAAAGAAAATCAGGAAAAGTATCACAAATCTATAGTATTAATAATGTTTCTGTCATTGGGTTTGTAGCAGAAGACTTCAATAAAGTTTTTGCTGAACTGGCCAGAAACAACGTTTTCCCATTGCTTTTAAACCAAGTAGCAGGAGAAAACAGAGTGAATATTGTGGTGACTTCTTCACAGGACGAAAAAACAAAAAACATCATAGAATCTGAAATCTTCAAAAAACCAAAGCCCGTTCATCTTGCAATCATTGGTCATGGTAACGTGGGAAAAACTTTGATAGAACAGGTTCTGGAATCTTCAGAAGAAATTAAAAGACGTAAAAAAATAGATTTAAAGGTTGTTGCAGTAGCTAACTCTAAGAAAATTGCCTTCAACAAGAAGGGTTTTGATGCTAACTGGGCAGAAGAGGTTTTAACTGCAGAACACCCATCAAGCGTTCAGGAGTTGATTAATTTCTCTAATGAAAATCAATTGGAAAACCTGATTGTTGTGGATAACACAGCAAGTAAGGACTTTGTTAAGAACTATCATGCTTTGGCAGAAAACGGGTTTGATTTAGTCTCTTCCAACAAAATCTTCAACACACTTCCTATCGAGGAATATAGAAAACTAAGATATACGTTAAGCAAAAATAACAGACGTTATCTGTATGAAACCAATGTAGGAGCGGGGCTTCCGTTAATTGATACCATCAAATTATTACACCTTTCAGGAGAAAATATCACAAGAATTAAAGGTGTATTCTCCGGAACATTGAGTTATGTTTTCAATAATTTTTCTTTGAGAAATGATAAATTCTCAACGATCATCAATGAAGCTCTGGAAAAAGGGTATACAGAACCGGATCCAAGAGAAGACTTGTCAGGAAATGATGTGGCTAGAAAACTATTGATTTTAGCAAGAGAGCTGGATCTAATCAACGAATTCGACGATATCAATATTCAAAATCTGGTTCCGGAAAGCTTACTTTCAGTTTCAAAACCAGAATTCCTTTCCAGGCTTGAAGAACTGGATGAAGAATATCAAAAAATTAAAGAAAATCAGGAGCCTGATCATGTATTGAGATATGTTGGTGATTTACACGGTGACTTACAGAAAGACAAAGGTGAGCTGGATGTAAAACTGATTTCTGTACCTGCCACTTCAGCTTTAGGACAGTTGAAAGGTTCAGATTCCATCTTTGAGATTTATACAGAAAGCTATGGGGAAAACCCAATTGTAATTATGGGAGCCGGAGCCGGAGCACAGGTAACTGCAAGAGGAGTATTCGGAGATATTTTAAGAGTAAGTGAAACGAAATAA
- a CDS encoding four helix bundle protein — translation MMSRDCTELEAWMEGKKLVSLAYILTTSFPKKELSGLANQVRRIATSVPLNIAEGYERRTSKDDALQFLHTAQESLCELETKFCIALDQKYVSKVNFEMISKKIHLSKKLTSGFINYYKKTENEKFRTII, via the coding sequence ATGATGAGTAGAGACTGTACAGAACTAGAAGCTTGGATGGAAGGGAAAAAGCTGGTGAGCCTGGCTTATATTTTGACCACAAGCTTTCCTAAGAAAGAATTATCAGGTTTAGCCAATCAGGTAAGAAGAATTGCGACTTCAGTTCCATTAAATATAGCTGAAGGATACGAAAGAAGAACTTCTAAGGACGATGCATTACAATTTCTGCATACTGCTCAAGAGTCTCTCTGTGAATTGGAAACTAAATTTTGTATCGCTTTAGATCAGAAATATGTATCTAAGGTGAATTTTGAAATGATCAGTAAAAAAATTCACTTGTCTAAAAAATTGACGAGCGGATTTATAAATTATTACAAAAAGACAGAAAATGAAAAATTCAGAACAATTATATAA
- a CDS encoding fatty acid desaturase family protein: MEKPIYLKDSDDIKLFNELRKKVNQRVEAIPENRDIYIQIKAVILPLIYVGLYFVAILNAEKQWVYILSFVLMGISLVLIYLNLIHEAAHNNIYKSKRLNGLVLHIFDFIGANSYIWKKRHIASHHAYPNVDGWDTDIEQSGLLLIVPWIKAKGVQKYQHRFFFLVYPLYLFNWMFIRDFRDFFDKERVILKTQGRIPVMEKVKMVSYKLFYFFYQIVVPVLFFKVSIGLVLGAWFLQVIAASIFALFVLLPLHPLPDNAFPKLDKDNGLPFSWLRHQLEVTNDLKENNWLVRNVLGNFNFHVAHHLFPNYSYMYYNEITEEIEEFAKEHHLAYKRFPLLTALGKHRDLLRQNANNAYYILEE; this comes from the coding sequence ATGGAAAAGCCGATTTATTTAAAAGATTCAGATGATATAAAACTCTTTAATGAACTGAGAAAGAAGGTGAACCAGCGAGTAGAAGCAATTCCTGAAAACAGGGATATCTATATTCAGATAAAAGCAGTGATTTTACCCCTTATCTATGTCGGTTTATATTTCGTAGCGATTCTTAATGCAGAGAAGCAATGGGTTTATATATTGAGTTTTGTGTTAATGGGAATTTCATTGGTTTTGATTTATTTAAACTTAATTCATGAAGCAGCCCATAACAATATCTATAAAAGCAAAAGGCTGAATGGGTTGGTATTGCACATTTTTGATTTTATAGGAGCCAATTCCTATATCTGGAAAAAAAGACATATCGCAAGCCACCATGCTTATCCTAATGTAGATGGATGGGATACAGATATTGAGCAGAGTGGTTTACTTTTAATAGTACCATGGATAAAGGCAAAAGGAGTTCAGAAGTATCAGCATAGGTTTTTCTTTTTAGTATATCCGTTGTATTTATTCAACTGGATGTTCATAAGAGACTTTAGAGACTTCTTTGACAAGGAAAGAGTGATTTTAAAAACCCAGGGAAGAATACCTGTTATGGAGAAAGTAAAAATGGTGAGTTATAAACTGTTTTACTTTTTTTATCAGATTGTGGTTCCTGTATTGTTCTTTAAAGTATCAATTGGTTTGGTTTTAGGAGCTTGGTTTTTACAGGTGATTGCAGCAAGCATTTTTGCACTGTTTGTTTTATTGCCTCTGCATCCGCTTCCTGACAATGCTTTTCCAAAATTGGATAAAGATAATGGGCTTCCATTTAGCTGGCTGCGTCATCAATTGGAAGTAACGAATGATTTAAAAGAAAATAACTGGTTGGTAAGAAATGTATTAGGGAACTTTAATTTTCATGTGGCTCATCATCTTTTTCCCAATTACAGTTATATGTATTACAATGAGATCACAGAAGAAATAGAAGAATTTGCTAAAGAACACCACTTGGCATACAAACGATTTCCGTTGTTAACCGCTTTAGGTAAGCACAGGGATTTATTGAGGCAGAACGCAAACAATGCCTATTATATTTTAGAAGAATAA
- a CDS encoding homocysteine S-methyltransferase family protein, protein MKNSEQLYKALSERILILDGAMGTMLQRYKFEEEDYRGERFKDWEHPVKGNNDLLSLTQPHAIEEVHKKYLEADADIIETNTFSGTTIAMADYHMEDLVYELNYESAKIARKACDEYTAKNPDKPRFVAGSIGPTNRTASLSPDVNDPGYRAITFEELRVAYRQQCEALLDGGSDILLVETIFDTLNAKAALFAIDELQEERGIKIPIMVSGTITDASGRTLSGQTADAFLISVSHLNLLSVGFNCALGADQLTPYLETLAHNSEFYISAYPNAGLPNAFGKYDETPEDMARQIKEYVEKGLINIIGGCCGTTPEHIKAIADLVKNYPPRKLKEFV, encoded by the coding sequence ATGAAAAATTCAGAACAATTATATAAAGCTTTATCCGAAAGAATTTTAATTCTCGATGGGGCAATGGGAACAATGCTTCAGAGATATAAGTTTGAGGAAGAAGATTACCGTGGTGAGCGTTTCAAAGACTGGGAACATCCGGTAAAGGGAAATAATGACTTACTTTCCCTTACACAGCCTCACGCCATTGAAGAAGTTCACAAAAAATATCTGGAAGCAGATGCAGATATCATTGAAACCAATACATTCTCCGGAACTACAATTGCCATGGCCGATTATCACATGGAAGATCTGGTATATGAACTGAACTACGAGTCTGCAAAGATTGCCAGAAAAGCCTGTGATGAATATACAGCCAAAAATCCTGATAAGCCGAGATTCGTAGCAGGATCTATCGGGCCTACAAACAGAACGGCAAGCTTAAGCCCGGATGTAAATGATCCTGGATATAGAGCCATAACATTCGAAGAACTGAGAGTTGCCTACAGACAACAATGTGAAGCATTATTAGATGGAGGTTCAGATATTCTGTTAGTAGAAACCATCTTCGATACATTGAATGCTAAAGCAGCTTTGTTTGCAATAGATGAATTACAGGAAGAAAGAGGAATAAAAATTCCGATCATGGTTTCAGGAACCATTACCGATGCTTCAGGGAGAACGTTGAGCGGTCAGACAGCAGATGCTTTCCTGATCTCGGTTTCCCACTTGAATTTGTTAAGCGTTGGATTCAACTGTGCACTGGGAGCAGATCAGCTGACACCTTATCTGGAAACATTGGCCCATAATTCAGAATTTTATATTTCAGCGTATCCAAATGCCGGTTTACCCAATGCTTTCGGAAAATATGATGAAACTCCGGAAGACATGGCCAGACAGATCAAGGAATATGTGGAAAAAGGATTAATCAATATTATCGGAGGCTGTTGTGGTACCACGCCGGAACATATCAAAGCGATTGCTGATCTGGTGAAAAATTATCCGCCAAGAAAATTGAAAGAATTTGTGTGA
- a CDS encoding alpha/beta fold hydrolase has protein sequence MKTELNYINLSYQTYSQKEYNISLSYELFGKDLFTAPVILINHALTGNSNVSGEKGWWKQLVGENQIVDTNKYTVLCFNIPGNGYDHFLIEDYENFTPSDIANIFLKGLEALHIKKLYAIIGGSLGGGIAWEMLAKQPKLAEIFIPIACDYRTHDWLHAQCLVQKFLLNDKEEPLQKARIHAMLCYRTPESLNDRFQNKYNQEKQRLESEDWLVYHGNALNERFSLQAYRLMNHLLMNINADEAALEKIEARMHMISVDTDLFFPASEIRMCFENLKKKKENISYHEIQSMQGHDAFLMEYQQLNNIIKNIL, from the coding sequence TTGAAAACAGAACTAAACTATATTAATCTTTCGTATCAAACCTATTCCCAAAAGGAATACAATATCTCGTTAAGCTATGAGCTTTTCGGGAAAGACCTGTTTACAGCACCTGTTATTCTAATTAATCATGCCTTAACCGGAAATTCAAACGTATCCGGAGAGAAAGGATGGTGGAAGCAGCTGGTAGGAGAAAATCAGATCGTTGATACAAATAAATATACTGTTCTGTGTTTCAACATCCCCGGAAACGGATATGATCATTTTTTAATTGAAGATTATGAAAACTTCACCCCATCAGATATAGCCAATATATTTCTGAAAGGGCTGGAAGCTTTACATATCAAAAAACTATATGCCATTATTGGTGGCTCTCTTGGTGGAGGAATTGCATGGGAAATGCTTGCAAAGCAGCCTAAGCTTGCGGAAATCTTTATTCCTATAGCATGCGATTACAGAACTCACGATTGGCTTCATGCGCAATGTCTGGTTCAGAAATTTTTATTGAATGATAAAGAAGAACCATTACAAAAAGCAAGAATTCATGCCATGTTGTGTTATAGAACTCCAGAATCTCTTAACGATAGATTTCAAAATAAGTACAATCAGGAAAAGCAACGCTTAGAATCAGAAGACTGGTTGGTTTATCATGGCAATGCATTAAACGAAAGGTTTAGTTTACAAGCATACAGGCTAATGAACCATCTGCTGATGAATATTAATGCTGATGAAGCCGCGCTGGAGAAAATAGAAGCACGAATGCACATGATCTCCGTAGATACAGACTTATTCTTTCCTGCTTCTGAAATCCGAATGTGTTTTGAGAACTTAAAAAAGAAAAAAGAGAATATTTCTTATCACGAGATCCAATCTATGCAGGGGCACGATGCCTTCCTAATGGAATATCAACAATTAAATAATATCATAAAAAACATTTTATAG